TGAAAAAATATGCAATTGGAATGGTGGGTCTGGGAGTGATGGGAAGAAATCTGGCGCTGAACATGGAATCGAAGGGATTCCCGGTGGCGGGATTTGATGTGGATCCCGGAAAGCGAAACGAGGTGCGTGAGATTTTTTCCGCTACCGACAACACCGTTGTGGAATCGCTGCCGGCGTTAATCGATTCTCTGGAATCGCCGCATGTCGTAATGATGATGGTTCCGGCCGGAAAACCGGTGGATGATGTAATTGCGATTATTAAGCCGCATTTAAAAAAGGGAGATATTCTAATTGACGGCGGCAACTCCTTTTTTAAAGACACCGAGCGGCGGAACAAGGCCTTGGAGGCCGAGGGATTCCAGTTCATCGGAACGGGCGTCAGCGGCGGAGAATCCGGGGCGCTGCACGGTCCCAGCCTGATGCCCGGAGGGCAGGAAAGTGCCTACCGGCGGGTGGAGTCCATTTTTACGGCCATTGCGGCTAAGACGGAGGACGGCCCGTGCTGCACGTACATCGGTCCGAGAGGGGCCGGCCATTTCGTAAAAATGGTTCACAACGGCATTGAATACGGGGATATGCAGCTGATTTCCGAAGCCTATTTTTTGCTGAAATCCATTCTCGATTTGGGAGCCGATTCCCTGGGAGAAATTTTTGAAGAATGGAATCAAGGGGTTCTCAATTCCTATCTCATCGACATTACGGCCAAAATTTTCCGAAAAATTGATCCGGAAACCGGCAAGCCGATGGTGGATGTGATTCTGGACAAAGCCGGGCAAAAGGGGACAGGGAAATGGACCTCCCAAAATGCACTGGACGTGGGGGTAGCCATTCCCACCATCAATTCCGCTGTGGAAGCCAGAATTCTCTCGGCTTTCAAGGATGAGCGTGTCGCTGCGTCCAAA
Above is a window of Calditrichota bacterium DNA encoding:
- the gndA gene encoding NADP-dependent phosphogluconate dehydrogenase, giving the protein MKKYAIGMVGLGVMGRNLALNMESKGFPVAGFDVDPGKRNEVREIFSATDNTVVESLPALIDSLESPHVVMMMVPAGKPVDDVIAIIKPHLKKGDILIDGGNSFFKDTERRNKALEAEGFQFIGTGVSGGESGALHGPSLMPGGQESAYRRVESIFTAIAAKTEDGPCCTYIGPRGAGHFVKMVHNGIEYGDMQLISEAYFLLKSILDLGADSLGEIFEEWNQGVLNSYLIDITAKIFRKIDPETGKPMVDVILDKAGQKGTGKWTSQNALDVGVAIPTINSAVEARILSAFKDERVAASKILHGPNIRFEDRGDVLIAAAHDALYASKITSYAQGLSLLRWASREYDYGLNLAEIARIWKGGCIIRARLLDDIKQAFLQNPDLPNLMIHPKFAESLQTLQENWRYTVATAVHFGVPMLATGASLAYFDSYRSARLPANLLQAQRDFFGAHTYQRVDKPGTFHTHWEE